The following nucleotide sequence is from Nitratidesulfovibrio termitidis HI1.
ATAGAAACAAGCTGGTGCGCGGCGTGGGCAGGCTGCCCGACGCGTCGCCCCTCACGCGGGGGCGTGGATAGAAACGAGCACTACGGGTTCACCTCGTGCCCGCTGCCGGGTCGCCCCTCACGCGGGGGCGTGGATAGAAACCAGGCATTCCCATGCGGTTTCGCCCGGCTCCACGGTCGCCCCTCACGCGGGGGCGTGGATAGAAACACCAGACCCTGCCGCTGCCCGGCATCCTGGCCCCGGTCGCCCCTCACGCGGGGGCGTGGATAGAAACAGGATCTGGGCCCGCGCAAAGTAGAACTTTCGCGTCGCCCCTCACGCGGGGGCGTGGATAGAAACTGCCTGTGGTACGAGGGCGAGGCGAAGAGCGCCGTCGCCCCTCACGCGGGGGCGTGGATAGAAACGCCGCAGAACTGGCCGAAGCGTGGAACGCAGCCTGTCGCCCCTCACGCGGGGGCGTGGATAGAAACCGTTTCCCGATGGCCGGAGCCTGACGGATGAGATCGTCGCCCCTCACGCGGGGGCGTGGATAGAAACCCGCACGCGCAGGTCTGCATACAGACCCCACATGGTCGCCCCTCACGCGGGGGCGTGGATAGAAACTGTGCATGGATCAGGCCCTGCGCCTGGCCAGGGCGTCGCCCCTCACGCGGGGGCGTGGATAGAAACCCCTGCGTCACGCCGTCGTCTCTGACGGTCATGGCAGGTCGCCCCTCACGCGGGGGCGTGGATAGAAACCTCCGAGAAGTCCATGCAGGCGTGGGCGTGGGCCGTCGCCCCTCACGCGGGGGCGTGGATAGAAACCTCTCCCGCGCCGCGCAGCTTGGATATTTTGACGTGGTCGCCCCTCACGCGGGGGCGTGGATAGAAACTTTAATAGTCCTTGCTGGGACCAGCCGTGCCGCAGGTCGCCCCTCACGCGGGGGCGTGGATAGAAACGCCCTCGGCCCCGGCGCGGTCGATGCCGTCATCAGTCGCCCCTCACGCGGGGGCGTGGATAGAAACACGCCGTCACGGGCCGCGCGCCCACGGTGGCCTCGTCGCCCCTCACGCGGGGGCGTGGATAGAAACCCCTTCCGTAGGCGGCGGGGCATCTTCGACCTGCGTCGCCCCTCACGCGGGGGCGTGGATAGAAACTCCGCGATGATGAGGTCCACGTATTTGACGCGCGTCGCCCCTCACGCGGGGGCGTGGATAGAAACCTCCGGCGCGCGGAGGATGCGCTCGATGCCCACGTCGCCCCTCACGCGGGGGCGTGGATAGAAACTGCAGCATCATTGTCGTTTCGGACGAAAGGCCCGCGTCGCCCCTCACGCGGGGGCGTGGATAGAAACACCGTCTCGGGCGCGTTGGGCGCCCAGGGGCCAGGTCGCCCCTCACGCGGGGGCGTGGATAGAAACGCCGGGCACGGCGCGCGGGTGGCTGCGGAGTACTGGTCGCCCCTCACGCGGGGGCGTGGATAGAAACCCGCACAACGAGGGCATGACACGTCGTCCAGTGGGTCGCCCCTCACGCGGGGGCGTGGATAGAAACACGCCGTACAGGGTCTTTCAGTTCCAGCGGTGCGGGTCGCCCCGCGCAGGCGTCGCTCGGAACATGTACGATTGGTCCGCGGAAAGTAAGGCAAGGGTTGCGTCCTATGTAGGCAAATGCCCCAGAATGGAGTTGAGGCCCTCCGCCCCGTTGCCTGCCGTGCGCTTTCCGGTATGGTGAAGAAAACCCCCATTCAGGAGGCCGCCATGCCGCATGCCCGCCGCGCACACCACGAAGCGCTCCATGAAGTTCCCCTCCCCGAGCACCACGCCACGCATCAAGACTCTGATGCGCGCCGCAACCCGGCCCCACCCCGCATTGCCGGAAACACCATCGGCCACAGGTCGGCCTCCACTCACGGGTGCCGCGCCGCATCCCGCACCGTGCCCGGCGGCCTCATGTCCCACACCGGGCCAACCCAGGGGATCAGCGCCCTGCTCGGTCCGCTGGTTCTCACCGCCGGGCTGGTCATGACGTTGGCCACCCTGCTGGCTGGCTGCGGTGACAAGACTCCCCCCGGTGAGGTGGTGGTCATGCGGGCCTGCCGCATCTGCCACGGCGCGGACCGCATCTGCGCGGACATCGGCAAGCCGGACCGGGCGGGCTGGGAAAAGACCGTGGACCGGATGATTGCGGGCGGCGCCAACGTCACTCCCGAGGAGCGTACCGTCGTCATCGACTGGCTGTCCACGCGGAAGCCGGGCGACAAGCCCTTGTGCCCGTAAGGAGAATTCTGTCACTTTCCGGAAAGCACCCGATCAACCTCCGGACACTACGCACGTGTGCACCCATACCGCGCGCTTGCCGCACCCCTTGCCGGGCTGGCAATCGACTCTGCCATGGCAGGCCGCGCCCCGCCCACCTGTCGGGCGGCCCCCTCTTCCGCCCTCGACAGCGGGGACAAGCCCCCCGCGCGCCGAGCCGGTCAGTCGGCACGGTTGCTTCCGCTGAGCCTCCATCCGACACGGCCATGCCCTTTGCCGCATCATCCCGTTGCGTCCTGCGCACCCGCGTGTATACTCGCGGCAATTCCCCTCAACCAAGGAGTCGCTCATGCGCCGTACGCCCCCCCGCCGTGGCCGGATGCCGTCCTGTCTGACCGCCCTGGCCGTATCCGCCACCCTGGCAGCAGTTGCCGCCTTTTCCTCCGCCGTGCCCGCCACCGCGCAAGACCCGGCGGGCACCGTCATGTCCGCCTGCACCAGGTGCCACAACACCCAGCGCATCTGTGCCAACCTGGGCGCCAAGGACAAGGCCGCCTGGAACACCACCGTCACCCGCATGATGGGCAAGGGTGCGCAGGTCAGCGAAGCCGAAAAGCCCGCCGTGGTGGACTGGCTGGCCACGCAGCAGCCGGGCGCCAAGCCCGTCTGCCAGTAGCGGCCGCGCGGATCCCGCTCTCTACCCTCCTCTACCCCCCTGACGGAAGCGGCGCACCCCTTGCGGAGTGTGCCGTTTCTGCATTCGGGTTTTGCCCGGCAGACGGAAGAAACTGGCAATGACGTCATGGGCGCCGGCGCGGGCCGACCATCCGCGCCCGATTGTTCCGCGCGTGCCGCACGCTCCCCCGATACCGCCCCCTTGCCCACCGGCACGGCCCATAGTAGCAGGGGCCATGCCCCGCTCCGCCCCACCAGCCGTACCCGCCATTGCCGTCGCATCCGCCGTCGCTGCAACCCCACATTCCGGGCTGCCCCCGCGCACCCTGGCCGAAGGCGCCCTGTGCGCCCTGGGTGCCGGGCTGGCCTGGGGGCTGGTGTTCATCGTGCCGCTGCTGCTGGGCGACTACCCGCCCGCCGTGCTCTCGTTCGGGCGGTACACGGCCTTCGGGACCATCGCCGTGGTGCTGGGCCTGCGCGACACGACCCGGCTGCGCCTGCTGGACCGGGCCGACTGGCTGCGTGCCCTGGAACTGGCCCTGTCCGGCAACATCCTGTACTATTTGTGCCTTTCCGCGGCCATCCAGCTTGCGGACGCCCCCCTGCCCACGGTGATCATCGGCACCCTGCCCATCATCATCGCCATCATCTCCAACCTGCGCGACCGGCGGCTGCCGTGGGCGCGGCTGGTGCCGCCGCTTGCAGCCATCGCCACCGGGGTGCTGCTGGTGAACCGCCACGAAATCGCCCGACTCGGCTTCGACAGGCCCCTGTCGGACTACCTGACCGGCGTGGCTCTGGCCTGGGGGGCCGTGGCCTGCTGGACGTGGTATCCGTTGCGCAACTCCCAATGGCTGGCGCGGCGCCCGCATCTGGGCTCCGGCCTGTGGGCCACGGCGCAGGGGCTGGCCACCTTGCCGCTGGCCCTGCTGGGCATGGCTGGGGCCTGCGCGTGGTACGCTCTGGCGGGTGGCGGCAGTGGCGGCTTTGTCGCGCCGCTGGGCCCCCGCCCGTGGACCTTCGTGGGACTGATGTTCACCCTGGGGCTGCTGGCCTCGTGGCTGGGCACCACCCTGTGGAACCGCGCCAGCCGCCTGCTGCCCGCCGGGCTTGCGGGACAGCTGATGGTCTGCGAGACCCTGGCCGCCCTGACCTACGCCTATTGCTGGCGGGGTCAGGCCCCGGATGCCGGAAGCCTGGGCGGCGTGGCCCTGCTGATGGCCGGGCTGCTGCTGGGGCTGCGCGCGTTCCGGCGCGGGCGATAGCCCCGCCCGCACGCGCGCGCCCGGTCCCGCCCTTTCTCCCGCCGCTCCAACGGAAACGGCGGCACGTTACCGTGCCGCCGTATGCTGCAAACTCCGGAGTGTGCCGCCCCCCACTCGGGCAAGAGACAGCACGCCCGTTCCGTGGTGCCGCTGCGCCGGGGCTACCCCGCCGCGGCAGCGCCCTTGCTGATCAGGAAGCCCTTGGTGGAGGGGCCGGTGGAGGCCGAGGTGCCCGCGATCTTCGACAGGTAGGTGTCGCCCAGATTCTTCAGGTGCTCGCCCACGTTGTCGAAATGGTTGAAGTGCACCTGTTCCTCATCAATGATGGTCTCGAACAGTTTCATGCTGATGCTGTCGCCACAGTCGCGGCACACCTGCAGGAACTGGTTGTAGGCGTCGATGGTGTCGTCTTCGAGCCCGGCGTCGTAGGGGAAGATGGTCTGCACGTCCTGCCCCTTGACCAGATCGCCCTCGCGCTCGGTGGTGGGTTCTCCGCCCAGTTCCTTGATGCGCTCGGCGAACATTTCGGCGTGGCGCATTTCGTCGATGGCGATCAGCTTCATGTCCGCCGCCAGCGTCCCGTAGTCCATGTTGTCCAGCCCGTAGTGCTGGTTCATGTACTGGGTGATGGCATTCAGCTCCATGGCGCGCGCCTTGTTCAGCACCTCGATGACCTTGGCCTTGCGGGATTCACGCGGGGAGGGGGCCGCCGCTGCGGGCTTGGCCTTTGCCGGTTTCATCGCTTTGTTCATGCGTCCGCTCCTTTTGCAGGGAATTGGGGTGGGTGTTGGCCACCTGACCTTCCCCTTACCACAGGCACGGCGAAGGTGCATCAATTTCGTGCACGTGCGGGTCTGCCGGTGCCCCAATGGCGCGCTTTCGCAAAACCCGCTCCGCCCTGCCAGCCTCCCCATCCTGCAAACTCCCACGCATTTCCTGTGCTGCGCACTTCGCAATGCAATATTTTCATGTCGCACGGCGTACCCTTTCGCGTATAGTGTGCCCACTCATTCCCAATGCACACATTCCGCGCACCAGCCGATCACGGGGAACCGCCATGTCCAGCATGCACCATCCCGGTACCGCACCCGTTGCAGTCCGGCTTGCCACCCTTGTCCTGACGGCCATGCTGTGCGGTGCCACGGCATCAGGCATCCCACGGGCAACCGCGGCATCGGACGCCGCCCCGCTGTCCATCGTTCTCCCGCCCCAGGCGGGACAGGCACATGCCACCCCCTCCGTGGCTTCCGCCCTTCCTGCCATTGTATCCGCCATGTCGCCGTTCACGGCAAACATCGCCCTCGCCCAGGACGCCCCCAGCGGCGTACGGGCACCCTCGACGTGGCAGACGCGCCTCATCGACGATGCCCTGCTCATCCTCCCCGTCGCCGCCCTGCTGCTGTGGCTGGTCCTGCGCCTGCGGCGCACCCGCCGTGCGTTGGGACAGGCAGAGAACACCCTGCGCAGCATCGTGCAGGTCACTTCCCCACTGGTGGAGCAGGAATTCTTCCAGACGCTCGTGCAGCAGCTGGCCAGCGGCTTTGGCGCACATTACGCCATGCTGGGCGAACTGCGCGACGACGGCGGTTGTCTACGCGTGCTGGCCGCCTGGCTGGGCGACGAACCCGGTGACCCTTTCGACTATGTGCTGCACGGCACGCCCTGCGCGCGGGTGCTGAGCTCGCCAGACCTGTGCGTCTACCCCGACGGCGTGCAGGACATCTTTCCCGAGGCGGAACTGCATGCCTCGCTAGGTATCCGGTCGTACATGGGCCTGGCCCTGCGCGACGCGCAAGGCACCCCCCTGGGCGTGCTGACCGTATTCCACGATCTGCCCATGGCGCCACCCACCGATGAAAGCGTGGCGCTGATGCGCATCCTGGCCGGACGCGCCACGGCGGAACTGCTGCGTTTGCGCGCCGGACGGGCCCTGCGCGAAAGCGAGGCCCACTACCGGGGCCTGTTCGAAAACAACCATGTGGTGGCCCTGCTCATCGACCCGACCACCAAGGTCATCCGCGACGCCAGCCCCGCCGCCGCCGAATTCTACGGCTGGCCACGCGACGTGCTGCGCACCATGCACATCACGGACATCAACACCTTGCCCCCCACCAGACTCGGGGGCGAGCTTTCCTCTGCCGCGCGGGGCGACAAGCGGCGCTTCCGGTTCCGCCATCGCCTAGCCGACGGCACCATCCGCGACGTGGAATCCAACACCGGCACCCTCGTATTGTACGGCGAGCCGCTGCTGTACTCCATCATCACCGACGTCACCGAGCAGTGCCGGGCGGAAGAAGCCCTGCGGCACAGCGAACTGCGGCTGCGCATGCTGGTGGAAAGCGCGGGCGACGCCATCTACCTCGTGGACGGAAGCGGGCACATCCTGGATGCCAACCCCGAGGCGGAACACCAGACCGGCCACACCCGCGAACAACTGCTGCGCATGACCCTGTTCGACATCGACGAACGGCTCGATCGGCGCGGCTTTGCCCGGCTGCGCGCGGAGCTGGAATCCGCCCGCAAGGCCACCTTCGAAACCACCCACCGCACGCGCGGCGGCATCCCGCTGCCGGTGGAGGTTCGCATGGCCCTGGTGGAAGAAGCCGACGGCGACCCGCTGCTGCTGGCCATCGTGCGCGACAGTTCGGCCCGCAAGCAGGCGGAATGCGAACTGCGCTGCGCCAAGGAGGTTGCCGAGGCAGCCAGCCGCACCAAAAGCGAATTCCTGGCCAACATGAGTCACGAAATCCGCACCCCCCTCAACGGCATCATGGGCATGCTGCAACTGTTGCAGGCGGATCCGGCCAAGGCCATGCGCACGGTGTACGTAAGCGCGGCCACCCAGTCATGCCGCCGCCTGGGGCTGCTGCTGGGCGACATCCTGGACCTTTCGCGCATCGAGGCGGGCAAGCTGGAACTGCACGACGAACCCTTCGAGGTCCGGGCCGTGCTGGACGAGGTGCGTGGCCTGTTCGAAGGCCCCGCCGCCGAGCGCGGGCTGTCCCTGCGGGTAAGTGTAGACGAACGCATTCCCCGCCACATGCGCGGCGACGCCATGCGCCTGCGCCAGGTGCTGTTCAACCTGGTGGGCAACGCGGTGAAGTTCACCGACCAGGGCGAGGTGGTGGTGGAGGCGTGGCGGGTGCAGGCATCGCGCTCGCGCGGGTGCAGGGTGCTGTTCACCGTGCGCGACACCGGCATAGGCATTGCCGAGGACCGGCTGAAGGACATCTTCGAACCGTTCGTGCAGGCGGAAACGGCCAGCACCCGGCGCTACCAGGGCGCGGGGCTGGGGCTGCCCATCGTGCGGCGGCTGGTGCGGCTGATGCGCGGCACCGTCACCGTGGAAAGCACGCCGGGCGCGGGCACCGCCTTCAGCGTCAGCCTGCCCTTCCGTTTCGTGAACAAGGTGGAAGAGGCCGTGGCCGACCCGTCCGACGACGACGCCCTTACCCTGAGCGGCAGGGCCATCCTGCTGGCCGAGGACGACGCGGTGAACCGCCTGGCCGTGACGCGCCTGCTGGAGAACATGGGGGCGCGGGTGACCACCGCCGACAACGGCGAACGCGCCGTGCAGGCCCTGCTGGCCGCCGACTTCGACTGCGTGCTCATGGACATCCAGATGCCGGTCATGGACGGGATGGAGGCCACCCGTCGCCTGCGGGCCCTTGCATATGAAGGGACATCCGGGGGGATGGAAGACGCCCCGGCACCGGACGCGGCTGGCGGCGATCCGGCAGGGACCGGCCCCTTGCGGGCGGAGGGCGTCGAACCCGGCGCGGAGCCCGATACAATACACGACGCGTTACATGACGCGCTACATGACGCAATGCACGCCGGGGAAGATGACGTGGAGCCGGAGGGCATGCCTGATCGGCACATTGACCGGCACATTGACCGGCACATTGACCGGCACATCCTGCGCGCGCGTTCGGCAACGCCCATCATTGCCCTGACCGCCCACGCCATGCGCGGTGACCGCGAACAGTTCCTGGCCGCGGGCATGGATGGCTACCTGACCAAGCCCGTGGAGGCCGCAACGCTGGCCAGCGCCATCGTGCGGGCCATCCGCGAGCAGGGCCTGCGCGAACGCGAGCCGGGGGGCCTGCACTAGGCCCGTACGGGACCGGACACGCGGGACCGGTCAGGCGGGATCGGACTGGCGGAATCGGACAGGCAGAATCGGGAATCGAACGCAGCCGCACGGCGCACAAGGTGGCGCGCCACGTCCGGCTACAGGTGGTCCAGCAACTCCAACGGATGCGCCAGCAGGACGGACGCCCCGCTCTCGCGCAGTTCCGCCTCGCCCCGGAAGCCCCACAGGCAGCCCACGGCCAGCATGCCCGCGCCGTGCGCGGTGCGCATGTCCACGTTGCTGTCGCCCACGAAAGCCGCGTGTGCCGGGTCCACCCCCAGCGCACGGGCCGTGGCGATGGCCGCCGCCGGGTCCGGCTTGCGCGGCACGCCGGGTCGGGCCCCGGCCACCACGGCGAACGGCCCCAGCGGTCCGTCCCCGGCAGGCAAGTCACTGGTTACAGGCAAGTCACTGGTGACAGGCGAACCGGCAGAGACCGCCGAACCGGCCGGGGTTGCCCCCGCGCCGCCGCCCGCACCGTCGAAGAAGCTGCCCACCATCAACCGGGTGAAGGCGTGCGGCTTGTTGGACAGCACCCCCAGCGGCAGCCCGACGGGGACCAGTGCGGCCAGCAGTTCCCGGATGCCGGGATACGGAGCGCTCTTGGCCGACCAGCGCGCGCCGTATTCATCGCGCATGCGGGCCACCAGGGCGGCCACGGCCCGTTCGGTGGCATCGCCGGGCGGGGTGCCGGGCGGCAGCGCCCGGCGGAACAGGGTTTCCACCCCGTCGCCCACAAACTGGCGATAGGCGTCTACGGGGTGTGCGGAAAAGCCCTGGGCCAGCAGGCAGGCATTGGCCGCGTCGGCCAGGTCCTCCAGCGTGTCCAGCAGGGTACCGTCCAGATCAAAGATGATGGCGCGTATGGGCATGGTGTTCACCTAGCGCGCCCGGCCCGGACTGTACAGGCCGAAGGGCCTGACCTGGTGGGACTTGGGCGAGACTGGCCGGACGCGGCGGAAAGGGAAACGCGAACGGGGTGCCGCCCCTCGTGTGGCCGCCCCTCGTGTGGCAACCTGACGCCGGATTCCTTGCTGCCCTGTAAAAAAAGCTGACACCCCGCTTCGCCCCTGGGCGGCGGGAACGAACCGCAACCCGTGCGGAGCCTGCATGATGTCTGTATTCCCATGTAATCATGTCCTATCTTGTACGACACCCTGCACATGCACGCAAAAATCCTGCTCCGCATTGCGGTGTCCGCCCATGCGGGCGACGGCTGCCCGCACGGTACGGAGCAAAGCCCGTGGCCGTTTTGCGGGGCCGTGCAAAGATTCCGGACAGCACCAGGCGCGGAAAAGGCCAGCTTCCGCAACCCGGGCAGCCGCGCGCGGCACCGTCACGAATCATTCCTTTCATTTCCGGCATGATACACGACACGCGCCGCCATAGTTCCTTTTGGCACAACCGTTGCTAACCCCGGGGTGTCCCACTGTGCCGCAAGGGGTGCACGGGGCGGAGGCTGGGTAGAGGGTATGCATCACGCATCGCGTTTCACGGAGGAACCATGAGCTTTCCAAGACAAGTCTTCGAATTCCTGAAGGCGAGTTCCATCGCCCACGCACAGTGGGATATCGAGGTCTCCACGTCCATCATCAAGAACCGGAAGAAGCTGCTCTTCCTCGGCATCCTGCTGCTGCCGATCCTGATGTTCAGCTTTGCCGAAGCGGGTTCCATGCTGGGCAGCAAGACCGCCTACGCACCCGCGTTCTACTCCACCAAGATATTCCTGGTGTCCATCGCGGTGGGCCTGGCTGCCGGCCTGATCACCGGCTGCATCGGCGCGGGCGGCGGCTTCATCATCACCCCGGCGCTCATGGCTGCGGGGGTCAAGGGCATCCTGGCCGTGGGCACCGACCTGTTCCACATCTTCGCCAAGGCCATCATGGGCACCACGGTGCACAAGAAGCTGGGCAACGTGTCGGTCAAGCTGGCCATCGCCTTTCTGGTGGGGTCCGGCGCGGGCACGTTTGTCGGCGGGGCCATCAACAAGGGCCTGTACAACACCGACCCCCTGCTGTCCGAAATGTTCATCAGCTCCATCTACGCGGTGCTGCTGGGCTTTCTGGGCTTCTACGCCCTGTTCGACTACCTGAAGGCCAGCAAGTCCGGCGGCGGCGGTGACGCCCACGGCGGCAGCAGCGGCGCCACGGGCCTGTCCGTCAAGTTGCAGGCCATGAACGTGCCCCCCATGATCACCTTCGACGAAGACCTCGTGCCCGGCGGCCGTCGCATCTCCGGCTGGATCGTTGCCGCAGGCGGCATGGTGGTGGGCATCCTGGCGGCCATCATGGGCGTGGGCGGCGGCTTCGTCACCTTCCCCATGTTCGTGTACATCTTCGGCGTGTCGTCCATGACCACCGTGGGTACCGACATCCTGCAGATCATCTTCACCGCCGGTCTCGGCGCCATCGCCCAGTACGCCATCTACGGCTACGTGTTCTACACCCTGGCCATGGGCATGCTGATCGGTTCGCTCCTGGGCATCCAGGTGGGCGCGCTGACCACCAAGGTGGTCAAGGGCATCCACATCCGCGGCTTCTACGCCATGTCGATCATCGCGGGCTTCATCAACCGCGTGGCCACCCTGCCCAAGAAGATGGTGGAACTGGAAATGATCTCCATGCCCAAGGAACTGGTGAACAACATCGAATTCGTGGGCAACATCGTGTTCTGGGTGGTGGTTGCCATCTTTGGCGCCTGGGTGTTCGGCAAGTTCTTCGCCAACATCGGCAAGCTGAGAGCGGAGGCGTAACATGCTTATCCACAGCAAGAGCAGTTTCACGAAGGGCCTGCTGCTCATGGGTTCCTTCTGCGCGGTCTTCTTCTTGATCTTCATGCCGCTCTTTCCCGGTGACGGCGGCAAGGCCCTGACCGGCCTGGAATACTCGGATGACCTGTTCAACAAGCTGTCCAAGGGCTCGTCCTACTTCATTCCCGAGGCCGCAGCGCGCGTCGAGCCCCTGAAGGGCAAGGTTGTCGAGGTAGCCTACACCTCCAAGAAGGCCGCCGACGCCGCCAAGGTGTTTGCCGCCGTGGGCGTGACCGCCACCGCCGAAGGCAACACCCTGAAGGTGCAGGGCGACCTGGGTGCGCTGCTGGCCGCCGCCGTGGTCGATTCCGACGCCATGTACAAGAACGACGGCGCGTCCGTCTCCGCACGCTACGCGGGCATGGATCACATGACGGTCATGGAAGCCTGGTGGGAAGGCCTGAACCCCATGATCAAGGCGTTGCAGAAGAACAAGATGGTGGGCGAAGCCAGCGCCGTCGACACCGTGCTGAAGCGCGCCGTGGAAACCGGCTACAACTACTACGGCATCCCGGCCGCCAAGGTCATGGACAAGATGGGCGTGATGATCGGCCTGCTGGTCTTCTACGTGGTGTATACCATGTGGTACGGCTTCGCCATCTTCGAACTGTTCGACGGCATCGGCCTGACCATGAAGAAGTCCAAGATCAAGCAGGAAGCCTAGCGCTCGCCGCATCGGCGTCGCGGGCAACTGCCCGCTCTGCCTGACGATCATGCCGCATGACAACCATGGCCCCTCGCACCCTGTGCGGGGGGCCTTCCCTTTTCCGGGTGGCCCGCACAACCTTCGCCCGCACTCCCTGTCGTACGACACGTCCACCTGTTGCGCCATTGGCGCGTTGTGCTATGGTGACGGTAATCGCCCGCATCCCCGGCGCTGGCCGGGCTCTCCGCTCTCCCTACGGCACCTTGCGGGCTTCGGCATCCGGTATCCACGGGGCCCTCACGCGCCCCGTCCCGCCGCACCGCCCCGCGTCACATTCCGGGATACCCGGCGCGGCCCACCTACATCCGCAAGGAGAACGCCATGCCGTCCAGCTTCACCCGCCGCTGTTTCATGTCCCTGTGCGCCTCGGCCACCCTGGTTGCCGCCGGTTCCCGCCTGCTGGGCCCCACCGTGGCCCACGCCGCCGATGCCCCCGACGCCTTCCCCATGCCGCCGCTGCCCTACCCCGAAAACGGGCTGGAACCCGCCATCAGCGCCCGCACCATCTCGTTCCATTACGGCAAGCACACGGCCGCCTACTACGGCAACCTGAACAAGGCCGTGGCAGGCACCCCCATGGCCAGCATGAAACTGGAAGAGGTGTTCAAATCCGTGGCGGGCGATCCGGCCAAGGCCGGGCTGTTCAACAACGCCGCCCA
It contains:
- a CDS encoding DMT family transporter gives rise to the protein MPRSAPPAVPAIAVASAVAATPHSGLPPRTLAEGALCALGAGLAWGLVFIVPLLLGDYPPAVLSFGRYTAFGTIAVVLGLRDTTRLRLLDRADWLRALELALSGNILYYLCLSAAIQLADAPLPTVIIGTLPIIIAIISNLRDRRLPWARLVPPLAAIATGVLLVNRHEIARLGFDRPLSDYLTGVALAWGAVACWTWYPLRNSQWLARRPHLGSGLWATAQGLATLPLALLGMAGACAWYALAGGGSGGFVAPLGPRPWTFVGLMFTLGLLASWLGTTLWNRASRLLPAGLAGQLMVCETLAALTYAYCWRGQAPDAGSLGGVALLMAGLLLGLRAFRRGR
- a CDS encoding sulfite exporter TauE/SafE family protein, which encodes MSFPRQVFEFLKASSIAHAQWDIEVSTSIIKNRKKLLFLGILLLPILMFSFAEAGSMLGSKTAYAPAFYSTKIFLVSIAVGLAAGLITGCIGAGGGFIITPALMAAGVKGILAVGTDLFHIFAKAIMGTTVHKKLGNVSVKLAIAFLVGSGAGTFVGGAINKGLYNTDPLLSEMFISSIYAVLLGFLGFYALFDYLKASKSGGGGDAHGGSSGATGLSVKLQAMNVPPMITFDEDLVPGGRRISGWIVAAGGMVVGILAAIMGVGGGFVTFPMFVYIFGVSSMTTVGTDILQIIFTAGLGAIAQYAIYGYVFYTLAMGMLIGSLLGIQVGALTTKVVKGIHIRGFYAMSIIAGFINRVATLPKKMVELEMISMPKELVNNIEFVGNIVFWVVVAIFGAWVFGKFFANIGKLRAEA
- a CDS encoding ferritin-like domain-containing protein yields the protein MNKAMKPAKAKPAAAAPSPRESRKAKVIEVLNKARAMELNAITQYMNQHYGLDNMDYGTLAADMKLIAIDEMRHAEMFAERIKELGGEPTTEREGDLVKGQDVQTIFPYDAGLEDDTIDAYNQFLQVCRDCGDSISMKLFETIIDEEQVHFNHFDNVGEHLKNLGDTYLSKIAGTSASTGPSTKGFLISKGAAAAG
- a CDS encoding HAD family hydrolase — its product is MPIRAIIFDLDGTLLDTLEDLADAANACLLAQGFSAHPVDAYRQFVGDGVETLFRRALPPGTPPGDATERAVAALVARMRDEYGARWSAKSAPYPGIRELLAALVPVGLPLGVLSNKPHAFTRLMVGSFFDGAGGGAGATPAGSAVSAGSPVTSDLPVTSDLPAGDGPLGPFAVVAGARPGVPRKPDPAAAIATARALGVDPAHAAFVGDSNVDMRTAHGAGMLAVGCLWGFRGEAELRESGASVLLAHPLELLDHL
- a CDS encoding ATP-binding protein, translating into MSSMHHPGTAPVAVRLATLVLTAMLCGATASGIPRATAASDAAPLSIVLPPQAGQAHATPSVASALPAIVSAMSPFTANIALAQDAPSGVRAPSTWQTRLIDDALLILPVAALLLWLVLRLRRTRRALGQAENTLRSIVQVTSPLVEQEFFQTLVQQLASGFGAHYAMLGELRDDGGCLRVLAAWLGDEPGDPFDYVLHGTPCARVLSSPDLCVYPDGVQDIFPEAELHASLGIRSYMGLALRDAQGTPLGVLTVFHDLPMAPPTDESVALMRILAGRATAELLRLRAGRALRESEAHYRGLFENNHVVALLIDPTTKVIRDASPAAAEFYGWPRDVLRTMHITDINTLPPTRLGGELSSAARGDKRRFRFRHRLADGTIRDVESNTGTLVLYGEPLLYSIITDVTEQCRAEEALRHSELRLRMLVESAGDAIYLVDGSGHILDANPEAEHQTGHTREQLLRMTLFDIDERLDRRGFARLRAELESARKATFETTHRTRGGIPLPVEVRMALVEEADGDPLLLAIVRDSSARKQAECELRCAKEVAEAASRTKSEFLANMSHEIRTPLNGIMGMLQLLQADPAKAMRTVYVSAATQSCRRLGLLLGDILDLSRIEAGKLELHDEPFEVRAVLDEVRGLFEGPAAERGLSLRVSVDERIPRHMRGDAMRLRQVLFNLVGNAVKFTDQGEVVVEAWRVQASRSRGCRVLFTVRDTGIGIAEDRLKDIFEPFVQAETASTRRYQGAGLGLPIVRRLVRLMRGTVTVESTPGAGTAFSVSLPFRFVNKVEEAVADPSDDDALTLSGRAILLAEDDAVNRLAVTRLLENMGARVTTADNGERAVQALLAADFDCVLMDIQMPVMDGMEATRRLRALAYEGTSGGMEDAPAPDAAGGDPAGTGPLRAEGVEPGAEPDTIHDALHDALHDAMHAGEDDVEPEGMPDRHIDRHIDRHIDRHILRARSATPIIALTAHAMRGDREQFLAAGMDGYLTKPVEAATLASAIVRAIREQGLREREPGGLH